In Nitrosophilus labii, the following proteins share a genomic window:
- a CDS encoding tetratricopeptide repeat protein — MSWLSRLILLFLLYTLSYSQNYEDSNRTDLLKEANSTENSITSENKKREKLEAFIFKNALRDYSLGSYYEALDEFLQILKNPKSLFYKKSLLMLGKVYLQIAKRTGVKKYLWTADSYLNLYASKKNNLGWEYYYTKGRIYETLEFYEKALAHYKRSLQKTEKEEEQTNSIIGILRVAVWLKKLDLVTKYTIVLNMTHLKKEQKKEVEFLKGMQLFVDEKYEEAFKYFLKTYREFESYLIDNPNYYYLVAETAYRKGDIKFAEQLFRRILNLIKNREVLNKVLLRMGDIGLKKGDIKTAVNYYYQLVSKYPKSNEAMVAKLKLISLMYRDEKFKKMFSDFFEENEFIKNSEVFVVKTLVKNRTNYIGRYALANFGVITFKLNSNKLYERLGWELSLLSPDRMDYEQKEYIKDLWSSYLLVLEPERLCKLYFANEKFFKNVFYQNVLIKIAQSLKKCKKESKRLALLKFILDKWNTDQNRFLLAEALYDSEDYENSMKVLDKIKKRECRYYKFYGKNCLMSDKSDEKCLYMMRKSKEICKVTDFEAVILSKYSDLLTNKEVPFEFLKRYSSKIAKNFEKNVVVQKFVKKYSEKLIENSKYRYLIKILEPIAQNLKNSCYINSLLAISYIRTGKMQYAQDLIENIKKCDDLWAKIAINIYEAEKLSLRNENE; from the coding sequence ATGTCATGGCTTAGTAGATTAATCTTACTTTTTTTACTATATACGCTTTCTTATTCCCAAAACTATGAAGACTCAAATAGAACCGACTTATTGAAAGAGGCAAATAGTACCGAAAATAGTATTACAAGTGAAAATAAAAAAAGAGAAAAATTAGAAGCTTTTATTTTTAAAAATGCTCTTCGCGATTATTCGTTAGGTTCATACTACGAAGCGTTAGATGAATTTTTACAGATTTTGAAAAACCCAAAATCCCTTTTTTATAAAAAAAGCCTTTTGATGTTGGGGAAAGTCTATCTACAAATAGCTAAAAGAACCGGAGTCAAAAAATATTTGTGGACAGCAGATTCATATCTTAATCTTTATGCTTCAAAAAAGAACAATCTCGGCTGGGAATATTATTATACTAAAGGGCGTATTTACGAAACGCTGGAGTTTTATGAAAAAGCTTTGGCTCACTATAAAAGATCTTTGCAAAAAACAGAAAAAGAGGAAGAGCAGACAAATAGTATTATAGGTATTTTAAGAGTTGCGGTTTGGCTTAAAAAACTTGATTTAGTTACGAAATATACCATTGTATTAAATATGACTCATCTTAAAAAAGAGCAGAAAAAAGAGGTTGAATTTTTAAAAGGTATGCAGCTTTTTGTAGATGAAAAATATGAAGAGGCATTTAAATACTTTTTAAAAACGTACAGGGAGTTTGAATCTTATCTAATCGATAATCCAAATTATTATTATTTAGTTGCAGAAACAGCTTACAGAAAAGGTGATATAAAATTTGCCGAACAACTCTTTAGAAGGATATTAAATCTTATAAAAAATAGAGAGGTTTTAAATAAAGTTTTACTACGCATGGGGGATATAGGACTTAAAAAAGGAGATATAAAAACCGCTGTAAATTATTACTATCAACTTGTTAGTAAATACCCAAAATCCAATGAAGCTATGGTGGCAAAACTTAAACTTATATCTTTAATGTATCGAGACGAAAAGTTTAAGAAAATGTTTTCAGATTTTTTTGAAGAGAACGAGTTTATTAAAAATTCCGAGGTTTTTGTAGTAAAAACTTTAGTCAAAAATAGAACTAATTATATTGGCCGATACGCTCTTGCAAATTTTGGAGTTATAACTTTTAAACTAAATAGCAATAAGCTTTATGAACGTCTTGGTTGGGAGCTCTCTTTGCTGTCTCCGGACAGAATGGATTATGAGCAAAAAGAGTATATAAAAGATCTCTGGAGTAGCTATCTTTTAGTTTTGGAGCCTGAAAGACTTTGTAAACTCTATTTTGCCAATGAGAAATTTTTTAAAAACGTTTTTTATCAAAATGTTTTAATTAAAATTGCCCAAAGTTTAAAAAAATGTAAAAAAGAGAGTAAAAGGCTTGCTCTTTTAAAATTTATATTAGATAAATGGAATACGGATCAAAATAGATTTTTGCTTGCCGAGGCTTTATATGATAGTGAAGATTATGAAAACAGTATGAAAGTTTTAGATAAAATTAAAAAAAGAGAATGTAGATATTATAAATTTTATGGCAAAAATTGCTTAATGAGCGATAAAAGTGACGAAAAATGTTTGTATATGATGAGAAAAAGTAAAGAAATATGTAAAGTTACGGATTTTGAAGCTGTAATATTGTCAAAATATTCAGATTTATTAACAAATAAAGAAGTTCCGTTTGAGTTTTTGAAGAGATATTCATCAAAGATAGCTAAAAATTTTGAAAAAAATGTGGTAGTACAAAAGTTTGTTAAAAAATATTCCGAAAAACTTATAGAAAATTCCAAATACAGATATCTTATAAAGATATTGGAACCTATCGCACAAAATTTAAAAAATAGTTGCTACATAAACTCTTTATTAGCAATATCTTATATTAGAACTGGTAAAATGCAATATGCTCAAGATTTAATAGAGAATATTAAAAAATGTGATGATTTGTGGGCAAAAATAGCGATAAATATCTATGAGGCTGAAAAGCTCAGTTTAAGGAACGAAAATGAGTGA
- a CDS encoding sigma-70 family RNA polymerase sigma factor: MKITKEEKHRIILENTPLIKKVASKIYFKLPKDCGIDFDELVNTGVIGLIKAIDKYEEDKAKFSTYAYIKIRGEILDYLRSLHIVPRTMRDKIKKEKEENPDKVIPLSNLAIMISMEKALGNEDSSLKIVDTLVSEDKGPEEEAIVSEMREILVEAMTHLNEKERKAIQMYYFEERDPKEISQHLNISQSRVSQLKAQAIVKIKKILEKSEQIL, from the coding sequence ATGAAAATAACTAAAGAAGAGAAACATAGAATCATTTTAGAAAACACTCCTCTCATTAAAAAGGTTGCAAGTAAGATATATTTCAAATTGCCAAAAGATTGCGGGATAGATTTTGACGAACTTGTTAATACCGGTGTTATAGGATTGATAAAAGCTATTGACAAATATGAGGAAGATAAGGCAAAATTCTCAACATATGCGTATATAAAGATAAGGGGAGAGATATTGGATTATCTTAGATCTTTACATATTGTTCCAAGAACTATGAGAGATAAAATTAAAAAGGAGAAAGAAGAAAATCCAGATAAAGTTATTCCTTTATCAAATTTGGCTATAATGATTAGTATGGAAAAAGCTCTTGGTAACGAAGATAGTTCTTTAAAGATAGTAGATACGTTAGTTTCGGAAGATAAAGGACCGGAAGAAGAGGCTATTGTGTCGGAAATGAGAGAAATTTTGGTTGAGGCTATGACTCACTTAAACGAAAAAGAGAGGAAAGCTATACAGATGTATTATTTTGAAGAGAGAGATCCAAAAGAGATTTCACAACATTTAAATATATCGCAATCGAGAGTTTCCCAGCTAAAAGCGCAAGCAATTGTAAAGATTAAAAAAATACTTGAAAAATCGGAGCAAATTTTATGA
- a CDS encoding MinD/ParA family protein — translation MEDQAKGLRELVKKERNVKNSKFITVASGKGGVGKTNFSVNFAFTMANYFKKRVLLIDADIGMANIHILLNSDPSKNLKNLFNGENIEDLIVKSEGFDTILGFSGIDSLDDMDEMSISMLINALESISYRYDYVIIDTGAGINEKIASFLRASSRAYIVTTPEPTALMDAYALIKSIYNIYGYNNFKTVINMSKNREEAINTFNKLKLSANKFLGIELEMLGFLPITQNLKKCVKRKELIVKILPNDPFSLEMRKICALEAQEPIKEINSNFWEKVFDFLGKKRKK, via the coding sequence ATGGAAGATCAAGCTAAAGGTTTAAGAGAACTTGTAAAAAAAGAGAGAAACGTTAAAAACAGTAAATTTATAACAGTCGCTAGTGGTAAAGGCGGAGTGGGAAAAACAAATTTTAGCGTTAATTTCGCTTTTACCATGGCAAACTATTTTAAAAAACGAGTTTTACTTATAGATGCCGATATTGGAATGGCAAATATTCATATCCTCTTAAATAGTGATCCATCAAAAAATCTAAAAAATCTATTTAACGGTGAAAATATTGAAGATTTGATAGTAAAGTCGGAAGGTTTTGATACTATTTTGGGTTTTTCGGGTATAGATTCTTTGGATGATATGGATGAGATGTCTATATCGATGTTAATAAACGCTTTAGAGAGTATATCTTATCGCTACGATTATGTGATAATAGATACGGGTGCCGGAATAAATGAAAAAATAGCTTCGTTTTTGAGAGCATCAAGTAGAGCTTATATAGTAACTACTCCTGAACCTACCGCATTAATGGATGCATATGCTTTAATTAAGTCTATTTATAATATTTATGGCTATAATAATTTTAAAACAGTTATTAATATGTCAAAAAATAGAGAAGAGGCTATCAATACTTTTAATAAACTAAAGCTTTCCGCAAATAAGTTTTTAGGTATTGAGTTGGAAATGTTGGGATTTTTGCCTATCACTCAAAATCTCAAAAAATGCGTAAAAAGGAAAGAGTTGATCGTAAAGATTTTACCAAACGATCCATTTAGTTTGGAGATGAGAAAAATATGTGCACTAGAGGCCCAAGAGCCTATAAAAGAAATAAACAGTAATTTTTGGGAAAAAGTATTCGATTTTTTAGGTAAAAAGCGAAAAAAATGA
- a CDS encoding flagellar biosynthesis protein FlhF, with protein MKINRYEGYDLDALIEEAKRELGNDLKILSYEVEEEKSLFPFKKRKKYILFVEVPTPQEGFLDMLAKEEKNEEIDRFLAKIEAMIDKKIASLKTSQPEIFPTPPHNEQVIASTEEFEEFTGDALELINTLLKKEVEPKIAKTLVREACGLDIDTNKFDLNTSFFKEAIIKGVQKKIKFTGPLKIQKGGLKVKAFVGPTGVGKTTNLFKIASELVINQNLKVAVISIDTFKVGAIQQARAYANILNIPFFAVTDSKNLRKTLSNMSNIDIVLIDTVGRSHYDYWRLGEMKEILGGGNDLIDISLVISCNYKNSEAVEIVNRYRTFFPINSIFFTKIDETYKPGILLNLPIKMDIPVSFISTGQRVPEDIRLLNPERVANYILGE; from the coding sequence ATGAAAATAAATAGATATGAAGGATATGACCTTGACGCTTTGATAGAAGAAGCAAAAAGAGAGTTGGGCAATGATTTAAAGATTTTGAGTTATGAAGTCGAAGAGGAAAAAAGTCTATTTCCTTTTAAAAAACGTAAAAAATATATACTTTTTGTAGAAGTACCAACTCCTCAAGAAGGTTTTTTGGATATGTTGGCAAAAGAGGAAAAAAATGAGGAGATAGATCGATTTCTAGCTAAGATTGAAGCTATGATAGATAAAAAAATAGCATCACTTAAAACTTCTCAGCCCGAAATATTTCCAACTCCTCCTCATAACGAACAGGTTATAGCTTCAACAGAGGAGTTTGAAGAGTTTACCGGAGATGCATTAGAACTTATCAATACTCTATTAAAAAAAGAGGTTGAGCCGAAAATTGCCAAAACATTAGTTAGAGAAGCTTGCGGTTTGGATATAGATACAAATAAGTTTGATCTAAACACCTCTTTTTTTAAAGAAGCTATTATTAAGGGAGTTCAGAAAAAAATAAAGTTTACCGGCCCTTTAAAGATTCAAAAGGGAGGATTGAAAGTAAAAGCTTTTGTTGGACCTACGGGTGTGGGGAAAACTACTAATCTATTTAAAATCGCCTCCGAACTTGTAATAAATCAAAATCTAAAAGTAGCGGTTATAAGTATAGATACTTTTAAAGTAGGAGCTATTCAACAAGCTAGAGCTTATGCTAATATACTCAATATTCCTTTTTTTGCGGTTACAGACTCAAAAAATTTGCGAAAAACTCTTTCAAATATGTCAAATATCGATATAGTTTTAATAGATACAGTTGGAAGAAGCCATTATGATTATTGGAGACTAGGAGAGATGAAAGAGATTTTAGGAGGGGGAAACGATCTTATCGATATATCTTTAGTTATAAGTTGCAATTATAAAAATAGTGAGGCTGTCGAGATAGTAAATAGATATAGGACATTTTTTCCTATAAATTCAATTTTTTTTACTAAAATTGATGAAACGTATAAACCCGGAATACTTTTAAATCTTCCAATTAAGATGGATATTCCGGTCTCATTTATAAGTACGGGACAAAGAGTACCTGAAGATATAAGACTTTTAAATCCTGAAAGAGTAGCAAACTATATATTGGGTGAGTGA
- the flhA gene encoding flagellar biosynthesis protein FlhA, with amino-acid sequence MTDTLALFFNKVHEHSDAIIVVLILAILASMVLPIPTFLLDILLTTSITLSLIILMTTVYIGNPLQISSFPSLLLLATLFRLSLNVATTRTILLHGHEGPDAAGKVIESFGQFVVGGNYVVGIIVFIVLVTINFIVITKGTERISEVGARFTLDAMPGKQMAIDADLNAGIIDEQEAKKRREEIAKEADFYGAMDGASKFIRGDAIAGIIITIINIVGGIAIGVLQHKMDVATAAANFTLLTVGDGLVSQIPALITSTAAGLMVTRAVSQANLGKEIFTQLVSYPKALFMASFALVAMGVVPGMPFLPFLILAIMIALVGYMMQLDMQNREKIEAEKKAQEIIKEAKETEAPEDLISQPETITLEIGYSLIPFVDENQNGEIIKRIKSLRKQLSKELGLIIPLIHIKDNLELKPGGYRILIKDVEITKGEVETGKVLAIDTGSTKGPIGGKETKEPTFGLKAYWINENLKDKAKMLGYTVVDIPTVVITHISETIKSHAYEILGRSETKELVEALAKKYPIVKEIVPEQVSYSILHRVLQNLLRENIPIKDLLSIIESLSDNVNKTTDPDILTELVRQSLSRLITSLYAKEGKLYAITLGTKLENYILEKIKEFEGAIPPLDPFIMQEIVKQISGYIEKFVLHQSTPVLISSASVRRFVKKIIEPYLSNVAVISYSEIEPNTKLNILGKVEVNENK; translated from the coding sequence ATGACAGATACTTTAGCACTTTTTTTCAATAAAGTTCATGAACATTCAGATGCTATCATAGTAGTTTTGATTTTGGCAATCTTAGCCTCAATGGTTTTGCCAATACCCACTTTTTTACTTGATATATTATTAACTACTAGTATAACTTTATCTTTGATTATTTTAATGACTACAGTATATATAGGAAATCCTTTACAGATATCTTCGTTTCCATCTTTATTGCTTTTGGCAACCCTTTTTAGGCTCTCTTTGAATGTTGCAACGACAAGAACCATACTTCTACACGGCCACGAAGGTCCAGACGCAGCCGGGAAGGTTATTGAGAGTTTTGGTCAGTTTGTTGTAGGAGGCAACTATGTGGTAGGAATAATTGTTTTCATAGTTTTAGTTACTATCAACTTTATCGTTATTACAAAAGGAACCGAAAGAATTTCGGAAGTAGGCGCAAGATTTACACTAGATGCGATGCCCGGGAAGCAGATGGCTATAGATGCCGATCTAAATGCCGGTATCATCGACGAACAAGAGGCTAAAAAAAGAAGAGAAGAAATCGCAAAAGAGGCGGATTTTTACGGGGCTATGGATGGAGCTAGTAAATTTATAAGAGGAGATGCCATTGCCGGTATCATTATAACTATAATAAACATAGTCGGTGGTATCGCAATAGGGGTTTTACAACATAAAATGGATGTTGCAACGGCAGCTGCAAATTTTACTCTTTTGACAGTGGGAGATGGGCTGGTAAGTCAAATTCCCGCGCTTATTACTTCAACTGCAGCGGGATTGATGGTGACAAGAGCCGTATCACAAGCAAATCTCGGGAAAGAGATTTTTACTCAACTTGTTAGTTATCCTAAAGCTCTTTTTATGGCCTCTTTTGCTTTAGTTGCTATGGGAGTCGTACCAGGGATGCCTTTTCTGCCTTTTTTGATTTTAGCGATTATGATCGCTTTAGTGGGGTATATGATGCAGTTAGATATGCAAAACAGAGAAAAGATAGAGGCAGAAAAGAAAGCTCAAGAGATTATAAAAGAGGCAAAGGAAACAGAAGCTCCTGAAGATCTTATTTCTCAGCCTGAAACTATAACTTTAGAGATTGGTTACTCTTTGATACCTTTTGTGGATGAAAATCAAAATGGAGAGATAATTAAAAGAATAAAGTCGTTAAGAAAACAGTTAAGCAAAGAACTTGGACTCATAATTCCGCTTATCCATATTAAAGATAATTTGGAGTTAAAGCCAGGAGGATATAGGATCTTGATAAAAGATGTGGAAATCACAAAAGGCGAAGTTGAAACCGGAAAAGTTTTAGCTATCGATACAGGTTCTACAAAAGGTCCTATAGGGGGCAAGGAGACAAAAGAACCTACCTTCGGTCTTAAAGCGTATTGGATAAATGAGAATCTAAAAGACAAAGCCAAAATGTTAGGATATACCGTTGTCGATATTCCTACGGTTGTTATTACACATATTTCGGAAACTATAAAGTCTCATGCATATGAGATTTTAGGAAGAAGCGAAACAAAAGAGTTAGTCGAAGCACTGGCGAAAAAATATCCTATTGTAAAAGAGATAGTACCTGAACAGGTTTCATACTCAATACTTCATAGAGTTTTACAAAATCTATTAAGAGAAAATATACCTATAAAGGATCTTTTATCCATTATAGAGTCGTTATCTGATAACGTCAACAAAACTACCGATCCAGATATTTTAACTGAATTGGTAAGACAATCTTTATCTAGATTGATTACCTCTTTGTACGCAAAAGAGGGTAAATTGTACGCTATTACGTTGGGTACTAAACTTGAAAACTATATATTAGAAAAAATAAAAGAGTTTGAAGGTGCTATTCCGCCGTTAGATCCGTTTATTATGCAAGAAATTGTTAAACAGATTTCCGGGTATATTGAGAAGTTTGTATTGCATCAGTCTACTCCGGTACTGATATCTTCCGCTAGTGTTAGAAGATTTGTAAAGAAGATAATAGAGCCATATTTAAGTAATGTTGCGGTTATATCTTATTCTGAGATAGAACCTAATACCAAACTGAATATTTTAGGTAAGGTTGAGGTTAATGAAAATAAATAG
- a CDS encoding rod-binding protein codes for MIKTDIKTYWDVKNISNIKSIDEAAKAFETEFVHIFLKEVRKGMEKGMLSSSFSSKMYLDMFDMQMAKAISDSDKLGIKEYFLNAIKAYEKNSK; via the coding sequence ATGATAAAAACGGATATAAAAACATATTGGGATGTTAAAAATATCTCAAATATAAAAAGTATTGATGAAGCTGCAAAGGCTTTTGAAACGGAATTTGTGCATATCTTTCTAAAAGAGGTTAGAAAAGGGATGGAAAAAGGTATGCTAAGTTCATCTTTTTCATCGAAAATGTATCTTGATATGTTTGATATGCAGATGGCAAAAGCTATCAGCGATAGTGACAAACTAGGAATAAAAGAGTATTTTTTAAATGCTATAAAAGCATATGAAAAAAACAGTAAATAA
- a CDS encoding flagellar basal body P-ring protein FlgI yields the protein MFKKIYLIFVFPFLLLANEIKIGDEVNVVGVRTNYLTGYGIVVGLNKTGDGTTTKFTLLSIANMLKKMGIYIDPKDVKTKNAAAVIVTANMPPFAKSGMTFDVTVSSLGDAKDIGNGVLIRTPLYGPDKKVYAFAQGPVSTGGGYSESNKGGKVQKNFTTTGVVMNGGIIERDLPFDFDKLSNLTLTLKHPDFAKAREIARVINDAFGKDIAFAVDSATVKVNYPQHIKKVDFVAKVLNLKIKRYNEPTIVIYERTGTVIMSGDIKIDTPVYVSHGNIYVSIQKEPIVSQPQPLSGGDTVQTQKVTTQVTEENGRIFALDSPSLKDLVKALNDLGISPRDLIAIIQAIKNAGKLHAKIVIM from the coding sequence ATGTTTAAAAAAATATATCTGATTTTTGTTTTTCCATTTTTGTTATTGGCAAATGAGATAAAAATAGGTGATGAAGTAAACGTAGTAGGGGTTAGGACCAATTATTTAACTGGGTACGGAATAGTTGTTGGACTTAATAAGACCGGAGATGGTACTACAACCAAATTTACTCTTTTAAGTATTGCCAATATGCTTAAAAAAATGGGAATCTATATAGATCCAAAAGACGTTAAAACGAAAAATGCCGCTGCTGTTATAGTAACTGCAAATATGCCCCCTTTTGCAAAGAGCGGTATGACTTTTGATGTTACGGTCTCATCTTTAGGAGATGCAAAAGACATAGGTAACGGAGTGTTGATAAGAACTCCTCTTTACGGACCAGATAAAAAGGTTTACGCTTTTGCCCAAGGCCCTGTTTCTACTGGAGGAGGTTATAGTGAGTCAAACAAAGGTGGAAAAGTACAAAAAAATTTTACGACCACTGGAGTTGTAATGAATGGTGGGATAATAGAAAGAGATTTACCTTTTGATTTTGACAAACTTAGCAACTTAACACTGACATTAAAACATCCTGATTTTGCTAAGGCCAGAGAAATCGCGAGAGTTATTAACGATGCTTTTGGAAAAGATATAGCTTTTGCGGTGGACTCTGCTACGGTTAAAGTAAATTATCCACAACATATCAAAAAAGTTGATTTTGTTGCAAAAGTTTTAAATCTTAAAATAAAAAGATACAACGAACCAACTATAGTGATATATGAAAGAACCGGTACAGTAATAATGAGCGGAGATATCAAGATAGATACGCCTGTTTATGTGTCCCATGGAAATATTTATGTTTCTATTCAAAAAGAACCGATTGTTTCACAGCCTCAGCCTTTATCTGGAGGAGATACCGTGCAAACCCAAAAAGTTACCACTCAGGTGACTGAAGAGAATGGAAGAATATTTGCCTTAGATTCTCCTTCGCTTAAAGATTTGGTTAAAGCTTTAAACGATTTGGGGATCTCGCCTAGAGATCTTATAGCTATTATACAAGCTATAAAAAATGCTGGGAAACTTCATGCTAAAATTGTTATTATGTAA
- a CDS encoding flagellar basal body L-ring protein FlgH — MQSGRTIRCKIYKIVVLFFTFFFLSGCANKKTVVNYPIKESPPKIAQTDNSNTPGSLYNGYDNLFSDDKAHNVGDIVTIKIYENISGQGSANTQANRSNNMNLNFPSATIMDKRVPDKTTVFGLNQSSTNSFSGSGDTRRKANLVATITARVVKVYPNGNLYISGKKYIKINDDVQILRISGIIKPNDITQDNYVDSSKISDMYVEYNGEGFMADNQSPGWLAKFLMKIWPF; from the coding sequence ATGCAAAGTGGTCGCACCATTCGTTGTAAAATATACAAAATAGTTGTACTATTTTTTACTTTTTTTTTCTTAAGCGGTTGCGCTAATAAAAAAACGGTTGTTAATTATCCTATAAAAGAGTCTCCTCCAAAAATAGCTCAAACCGATAATTCAAATACTCCAGGTTCACTGTACAACGGTTATGATAATCTTTTTAGCGATGATAAGGCACACAACGTGGGTGATATCGTTACTATAAAAATTTATGAGAACATTTCCGGTCAAGGAAGTGCAAATACCCAAGCTAACAGATCTAACAACATGAATCTAAATTTCCCTTCAGCTACAATTATGGATAAAAGAGTTCCGGATAAAACTACGGTTTTCGGACTTAACCAATCTTCCACTAACAGCTTTTCAGGCTCGGGAGATACGAGAAGAAAAGCCAATCTTGTAGCAACAATTACGGCAAGGGTTGTAAAAGTATATCCTAATGGAAATCTATATATAAGTGGAAAAAAGTATATAAAGATAAATGATGATGTTCAGATTTTAAGGATCTCAGGTATTATAAAACCAAACGATATCACGCAAGATAACTATGTTGACTCTTCAAAAATTTCAGATATGTACGTAGAGTATAACGGTGAAGGGTTTATGGCTGATAACCAAAGTCCTGGTTGGCTTGCTAAATTTTTAATGAAGATATGGCCATTTTAA
- the flgA gene encoding flagellar basal body P-ring formation chaperone FlgA: MKCLEPFLLSKLRGNRVLFIVLLFTFIFINLLEAKITIELYPIVNLEKENVLLRDISSIKSESTEDRLKKFIEEIFVTNIDVGIKKIDKEDVIRSLKRNYIDLKNISIIGADRVIVKRETIKLTQAQILKDIEKFLEKNFKDAIEIVSISVSKKELILPSGKIEKKIRIKSKTVNNIYLSYYVFINGEKRSSLPITVKVKYFLMIPYAKKDIPKGKKIEPNDVYLKKSAVSNVLRNSVKLEDILGKVAKINIKKDSIIKSYLLSPDYLVLKGKNVKILYSNGPINIELMGLALENGSKGDIIRVKNISSNKVIKCKVVAPFVVKYTK; encoded by the coding sequence ATGAAATGCTTAGAACCGTTTCTACTCTCAAAGCTTAGGGGAAATAGAGTACTTTTTATAGTACTCCTTTTCACTTTTATTTTTATAAACTTATTAGAAGCTAAAATCACGATAGAACTTTATCCTATAGTCAATTTGGAAAAAGAGAACGTGCTTTTAAGAGATATATCTAGTATTAAAAGTGAAAGTACGGAAGATAGATTGAAAAAGTTTATAGAAGAGATTTTTGTAACAAATATAGACGTAGGTATTAAAAAAATAGATAAAGAAGATGTAATAAGAAGTTTAAAAAGAAACTATATTGACCTTAAAAATATTAGCATTATCGGAGCCGATAGAGTTATAGTCAAAAGAGAAACTATAAAATTAACGCAAGCTCAAATTTTAAAAGATATAGAGAAATTTTTAGAGAAAAATTTTAAAGATGCAATAGAAATAGTCTCTATTTCAGTTAGTAAAAAAGAGTTGATTTTACCATCTGGAAAAATAGAAAAAAAGATACGGATAAAATCTAAAACAGTAAACAATATTTATTTAAGTTATTATGTTTTTATAAACGGTGAAAAAAGATCCTCTTTGCCAATAACTGTAAAAGTCAAATATTTTTTAATGATACCTTATGCTAAAAAAGATATACCAAAAGGTAAAAAGATAGAACCTAACGATGTTTATTTAAAAAAATCAGCGGTGTCAAATGTATTACGTAACTCTGTGAAGTTAGAGGATATTTTAGGAAAGGTTGCAAAAATAAATATTAAAAAAGATAGTATAATAAAAAGCTATCTTTTGTCACCTGATTATCTGGTTTTAAAAGGAAAAAACGTAAAAATTTTATACTCCAACGGTCCTATAAATATAGAGTTGATGGGCTTGGCTCTCGAAAATGGGAGCAAAGGAGATATAATAAGAGTTAAAAATATATCTTCTAATAAGGTTATTAAATGCAAAGTGGTCGCACCATTCGTTGTAAAATATACAAAATAG